Below is a genomic region from Brassica oleracea var. oleracea cultivar TO1000 chromosome C9, BOL, whole genome shotgun sequence.
GGGAACAAGACAGTCCTCCAACCACTGAATGTGAGAAAGAAGAACTAGGAATATACCTGACAACAACCAGACATGCTAGCAATGCATGAGAGCGCATAGTTTCGCTCAAGAAACTCATTCACAGCGTCCTTGTTCTTTGTGTTAAGCTTCGGAGGGGGATCAGCAACTGTGGGGATCACCAGAATTCCATCTTCCTGGTAATAAGATACCGTACATATGATTTATCATAAAACTATAAAGCAGAGAAAAATTTAAAATTACTGAAAAGGTTACCTTTAGAAGGCTCTGAATGGTGGCACGCATCTCCGTTTTGACTCTGTAGAGAGATTTAATGTTCTCGTTTCTGCTCTTCAAAGCTGTAACAACGTCACTGGAGAATCGTGGGCCTAGAAACGATTTGCATGTCTGCGACCATTCTTCATGATTTGTTTTGAACTCATGCCTGGTTTAAATAAAAAAACTATTATTCATGTTAACACAAGTTGAAAAGGAACGAGAGAGGGAAAAATAGTATTGATGTGAGAAGACAATCTTCTTAGATTACCTTTGTATTGATAACATTACGGATGCAAGAGCCTTCAAACTTGATGCTGTATCCTGCGATGTACCAGATTTCTCACAGAACTCCGCAAGGCTTGGCACGTTTGAAGCTACGTACTGACCAACGTTCATATGTTTTGGAGCCTGGTCTGCACAATCCAGTGACCAAGAGACATGAGATAAAAAATCTAGAGAAGGGCAAAGGAGAAGGAAGCAATATTATTGCAAAAACTTACAGCCAGGTAGATTTTCGATTGCTTTTCTGACAACGTGGACCGACTTTTGCTTAGGAACATCAGAGAGCTCGAATAAATCATCGGCAAAGATTAAAGATCTTTGCCTTTTATGCGTTACTGCACTCAGATTAAGTAAGGCGTGCCCAACTTGACACAAAACAGATGGATCACGTGCAAACCATCCTACAGAACAGTTCAGAAGAAAATATTATCAGTAACAAATATAAATACACTAAGAACTTCCAGTGGACAAAGAAAGGGGGAATAAGAATGTAACTTACCCGCAGTCTCTAGGCTCTGGGAATTAGGCAAAACTCCAACTGAAGAAACAGTCCCTTGAGATGGTCGGAAGGCGAGAACACCACAAAATGATGCTGGGATTCTAACACCCCCAGTGGTATCAATCCCTGCAAGTCAAAAGCATTTTAAGACTACCACCAAGAAATACTATTGGTAACTAGACCAAAAGTACACATCCAATTAGGGAAACAAAAGAGATTAACAAAATACCAAGTGCAAAGTCAACGAGTTCAGCCGCAACAGAAACTGCAGAGCCACTGGAACAGCCTCCAGGAACATTAGACGGCATCAACGGATTAATAGGAGTGCCATAGTGCTTGTTCTCACCAGTTATCCTGCAAAAATCAACTACAAATCAATCACAGAACACTCGTTTGATGGGAAGAAAGATGGGGATGGAGAAATACCCAAAACCCATCTCATCCATGACAGTCTTAGCGACACAAGTAGCTCCATTTCTCAAGAGCGTAGTCACAACCACAGCAGTTTTCTCAGCAGCCTCATGAGTCTTCTTCCACTGTGGACTACCAAAGCCTGTGATATAATCCTTTATATCAAACCTGCCCAAAACCAAATAATCCTCATACATCGTCTAAGCAAAAGTCAAAACATTCAACTAAACCATAAAAATCAAAACTTTCTTTTTGCTTAAATAAAAATCAAACCTTTTTTTCTACTGAAATAAAAATCAAAACTTTCAAGCTAGATCGTTGTAAATAATAATTAAAAAAAAGGTAAGAACTTTCGAGAGAGGGACATACGCGTCGGAGATGGAGAAGGTGAGACCGGAGAGGGTTTGTTTAGCGGCGGGAGGAGGCGGCGGAGGGAAAGGAAGAAGCTCGAAACGATCTAAAAAGGCACCAAAGTGCTCTTCTCTGAGGGCTTTGATCCGGCGCTTCCGAGTCTCCGCCAAGATCACGATCCCGGCCACCGTCACGCCGATCACGACCCATGTCTTTGGATTCGAGGCATTGGTTTGGATAAAAGTCAGCGACTTCGACATGACGCGATCTCGCCGGAGGAGAGAGAGAGAGAGAGAAAGAGGGTTTTAGAAGGGTTTAAGAGAGAGAGAATAAAAGTTTGGCGTGGTGCGCAGTGTTAACCTTAACCCAAGGCGAATCTTCTTATGGAGTCTTTTACTTGGTTTTTTTTTTGAAAAAAAATAATTAAATGTTTAATGTTATTTTCCTTTCTAGTTATTTCATTTTAAAATAATAATATTTGACCCAAAAAAAAAAAAATATTATGTGACAAACTGATTCAAATCTTTAGATTTTAAATCATTTTGTATAGTGAACATTTCCGCTTGTGGAAAAGTAGGTTTTAACCAAGTCAAGCCACTCAACAAATTTTATATAAAATTTTCATTTGCAAAAAGAAAAAACGAAATTGATATTTTTTCATTGATAATATAAAATACATATCTTATATATTAAAACAGAAGTCACAACTTTGATTTATGTGTGATTTTTTAAAAATAGACCTAATAGACTTATTCCTATAAAGTCATGTTACATTTAATATTTAATCTTATCATTTAAATTTTCGGCCTACCATAAATTTTTATTGGGTTATCAATAATTGGATTTAAACAATAGATGATCTATTGGATTTATAGATATTATAAATTAAATAGATATAATTTAATGTTGTAATACTATANNNNNNNNNNNNNNNNNNNNNNNNNNNNNNNNNNNNNNNNNNNNNNNNNNNNNNNNNNNNNNNNNNNNNNNNNNNNNNNNNNNNNNNNNNNNNNNNNNNNNNNNNNNNNNNNNNNNNNNNNNNNNNNNNNNNNNNNNNNNNNNNNNNNNNNNNNNNNNNNNNNNNNNNNNNNNNNNNNNNNNNNNNNNNNNNNNNNNNNNNNNNNNNNNNNNNNNNNNNNNNNNNNNNNNNNNNNNNNNNNNNNNNNNNNNNNNNNNNNNNNNNNNNNNNNNNNNNNNNNNNNNNNNNNNNNNNNNNNNNNNNNNNNNNNNNNNNNNNNNNNNNNNNNNNNNNNNNNNNNNNNNNNNNNNNNNNNNNNNNNNNNNNNNNNNNNNNNNNNNNNNNNNNNNNNNNNNNNNNNNNNNNNNNNNNNNNNNNNNNNNNNNNNNNNNNNNNNNNNNNNNNNNNNNNNNNNNNNNNNNNNNNNNNNNNNNNNNNNNNNNNNNNNNNNNNNNNNNNNNNNNNNNNNNNNNNNNNNNNNNNNNNNNNNNNNNNNNNNNNNNNNNNNNNNNNNNNNNNNNNNNNNNNNNNNNNNNNNNNNNNNNNNNNNNNNNNNNNNNNNNNNNNNNNNNNNNNNNNNNNNNNNNNNNNNNNNNNNNNNNNNNNNNNNNNNNNNNNNNNNNNNNNNNNNNNNNNNNNNNNNNNNNNNNNNNNNNNNNNNNNNNNNNNNNNNNNNNNNNNNNNNNNNNNNNNNNNNNNNNNNNNNNNNNNNNNNNNNNNNNNNNNNNNNNNNNNNNNNNNNNNNNNNNNNNNNNNNNNNNNNNNNNNNNNNNNNNNNNNNNNNNNNNNNNNNNNNNNNNNNNNNNNNNNNNNNNNNNNNNNNNNNNNNNNNNNNNNNNNNNNNNNNNNNNNNNNNNNNNNNNNNNNNNNNNNNNNNNNNNNNNNNNNNNNNNNNNNNNNNNNNNNNNNNNNNNNNNNNNNNNNNNNNNNNNNNNNNNNNNNNNNNNNNNNNNNNNNNNNNNNNNNNNNNNNNNNNNNNNNNNNNNNNNNNNNNNNNNNNNNNNNNNNNNNNNNNNNNNNNNNNNNNNNNNNNNNNNNNNNNNNNNNNNNNNNNNNNNNNNNNNNNNNNNNNNNNNNNNNNNNNNNNNNNNNNNNNNNNNNNNNNNNNNNNNNNNNNNNNNNNNNNNNNNNNNNNNNNNNNNNNNNNNNNNNNNNNNNNNNNNNNNNNNNNNNNNNNNNNNNNNNNNNNNNNNNNNNNNNNNNNNNNNNNNNNNNNNNNNNNNNNNNNNNNNNNNNNNNNNNNNNNNNNNNNNNNNNNNNNNNNNNNNNNNNNNNNNNNNNNNNNNNNNNNNNNNNNNNNNNNNNNNNNNNNNNNNNNNNNNNNNNNNNNNNNNNNNNNNNNNNNNNNNNNNNNNNNNNNNNNNNNNNNNNNNNNNNNNNNNNNNNNNNNNNNNNNNNNNNNNNNNNNNNNNNNNNNNNNNNNNNNNNNNNNNNNNNNNNNNNNNNNNNNNNNNNNNNNNNNNNNNNNNNNNNNNNNNNNNNNNNNNNNNNNNNNNNNNNNNNNNNNNNNNNNNNNNNNNNNNNNNNNNNNNNNNNNNNNNNNNNNNNNNNNNNNNNNNNNNNNNNNNNNNNNNNNNNNNNNNNNNNNNNNNNNNNNNNNNNNNNNNNNNNNNNNNNNNNNNNNNNNNNNNNNNNNNNNNNNNNNNNNNNNNNNNNNNNNNNNNNNNNNNNNNNNNNNNNNNNNNNNNNNNNNNNNNNNNNNNNNNNNNNNNNNNNNNNNNNNNNNNNNNNNNNNNNNNNNNNNNNNNNNNNNNNNNNNNNNNNNNNNNNNNNNNNNNNNNNNNNNNNNNNNNNNNNNNNNNNNNNNNNNNNNNNNNNNNNNNNNNNNNNNNNNNNNNNNNNNNNNNNNNNNNNNNNNNNNNNNNNNNNNNNNNNNNNNNNNNNNNNNNNNNNNNNNNNNNNNNNNNNNNNNNNNNNNNNNNNNNNNNNNNNNNNNNNNNNNNNNNNNNNNNNNNNNNNNNNNNNNNNNNNNNNNNNNNNNNNNNNNNNNNNNNNNNNNNNNNNNNNNNNNNNNNNNNNNNNNNNNNNNNNNNNNNNNNNNNNNNNNNNNNNNNNNNNNNNNNNNNNNNNNNNNNNNNNNNNNNNNNNNNNNNNNNNNNNNNNNNNNNNNNNNNNNNNNNNNNNNNNNNNNNNNNNNNNNNNNNNNNNNNNNNNNNNNNNNNNNNNNNNNNNNNNNNNNNNNNNNNNNNNNNNNNNNNNNNNNNNNNNNNNNNNNNNNNNNNNNNNNNNNNNNNNNNNNNNNNNNNNNNNNNNNNNNNNNNNNNNNNNNNNNNNNNNNNNNNNNNNNNNNNNNNNNNNNNNNNNNNNNNNNNNNNNNNNNNNNNNNNNNNNNNNNNNNNNNNNNNNNNNNNNNNNNNNNNNNNNNNNNNNNNNNNN
It encodes:
- the LOC106313779 gene encoding outer envelope protein 64, mitochondrial, with translation MSKSLTFIQTNASNPKTWVVIGVTVAGIVILAETRKRRIKALREEHFGAFLDRFELLPFPPPPPPAAKQTLSGLTFSISDAFDIKDYITGFGSPQWKKTHEAAEKTAVVVTTLLRNGATCVAKTVMDEMGFGITGENKHYGTPINPLMPSNVPGGCSSGSAVSVAAELVDFALGIDTTGGVRIPASFCGVLAFRPSQGTVSSVGVLPNSQSLETAGWFARDPSVLCQVGHALLNLSAVTHKRQRSLIFADDLFELSDVPKQKSVHVVRKAIENLPGYQAPKHMNVGQYVASNVPSLAEFCEKSGTSQDTASSLKALASVMLSIQRHEFKTNHEEWSQTCKSFLGPRFSSDVVTALKSRNENIKSLYRVKTEMRATIQSLLKEDGILVIPTVADPPPKLNTKNKDAVNEFLERNYALSCIASMSGCCQVTIPLGKHGESPISVSFLAYYGGDKFLLDTILEVYASLQDQADIAASLAPVNDSNGIEPSEVMKEKGNAAYKGRQWNKAVSCYTEAIKLNGANATYFCNRAAAYLELGRFQQAEEDCTEAILIDKKNVKAYLRRGTARESLIRYKESAADFKHALVLEPQNKTAKIAEKRLRKLMS